In Biomphalaria glabrata chromosome 11, xgBioGlab47.1, whole genome shotgun sequence, the following proteins share a genomic window:
- the LOC106074612 gene encoding beta-1,3-galactosyltransferase 1-like isoform X1, whose product MDIAGSKQSLIDVEITTVNKTKRMSTLSSALKNNAVKLAVGLAFIGVNILLYKQSTHIAIAQFLGYPSSEDSNIRLLMSSNYTNSSSESKTVVKEGLHFSLTPPPSLPPLSPSSPALLKKLAFLREPVINPHPYNYTLFPSVSCSKQPVELAICVPISRDNFMGRQTIRETWGSYANSTANKAVLVFFIGSELQTSDSPSATQRRIDEESKLFGDILQESYIDHYNNLSLKSVSILKWVASYCSESRYVLKADDDMYVNIPLLAKTLPKLSLSSPQSAFVVGSVQYGARPIRSRSSKWYTPHSVFKGSVYPNYASGTAYAMTTEAAQILYEASLRVPLFWLEDIYITGLCTAKSNVLVMNSNLFTYDKPDASGCSFRAHISGHRYKLEEIRLIHRELYDPNTVCEKSGT is encoded by the exons ATGGATATTGCAGGCTCCAAACAGAGTTTGATAGATGTCGAGATTACTACTGTGAATAAAACAAA GAGAATGTCCACATTGAGCAGTGCATTGAAAAACAACGCTGTCAAGCTAGCCGTGGGCTTAGCTTTTATTGGCGTCAACATTCTTTTGTACAAACAGTCCACCCACATCGCCATTGCCCAGTTCCTTGGTTATCCTTCGTCCGAAGATAGTAATATCCGTCTTTTGATGTCAAGCAACTACACTAACAGCTCCAGCGAGAGTAAAACTGTCGTGAAGGAAGGGCTTCATTTTTCTTTGACCCCGCCACCTTCGTTGCCGCCTTTGTCGCCCTCCTCGCCTGCTCTTTTGAAAAAGTTGGCATTCCTGCGCGAGCCAGTCATTAACCCCCACCCTTACAACTATACATTGTTCCCGAGCGTGAGCTGCTCCAAGCAACCCGTAGAGCTGGCCATCTGCGTTCCCATCAGCCGAGACAACTTCATGGGCAGGCAAACCATCCGTGAAACGTGGGGGAGCTACGCCAACTCCACCGCCAACAAAGCCGTCTTAGTTTTCTTCATCGGCTCTGAGCTCCAGACATCGGACTCGCCCAGCGCGACGCAGCGTCGGATCGACGAAGAGTCCAAGCTGTTCGGGGATATCCTTCAAGAATCTTACATCGACCACTACAACAACCTCAGCTTAAAGTCCGTCTCCATACTCAAGTGGGTGGCATCCTACTGCTCTGAAAGCAGGTACGTCCTCAAGGCAGACGACGACATGTACGTGAACATTCCACTTCTTGCCAAAACCTTGCCTAAACTGTCACTCTCTTCCCCACAGTCCGCGTTCGTTGTTGGTTCCGTTCAGTACGGAGCAAGACCCATCAGAAGCAGGAGTTCTAAATGGTACACTCCGCACAGCGTGTTCAAAGGAAGCGTATATCCAAATTACGCTTCGGGGACTGCCTACGCTATGACGACTGAAGCCGCCCAGATTCTTTATGAAGCTTCTCTCAGGGTGCCGTTGTTTTGGCTTGAGGATATCTACATAACCGGACTATGTACCGCGAAATCTAATGTTTTGGTCATGAACAGTAATTTATTCACGTACGATAAGCCTGACGCCTCGGGGTGTTCATTCCGGGCACATATCTCGGGTCACCGGTACAAACTGGAAGAGATTCGTTTGATTCACAGAGAGTTGTATGACCCCAATACTGTTTGTGAAAAATCAGGAACTTGA
- the LOC106074612 gene encoding beta-1,3-galactosyltransferase 1-like isoform X2 encodes MRNGLRGAQSGRMSTLSSALKNNAVKLAVGLAFIGVNILLYKQSTHIAIAQFLGYPSSEDSNIRLLMSSNYTNSSSESKTVVKEGLHFSLTPPPSLPPLSPSSPALLKKLAFLREPVINPHPYNYTLFPSVSCSKQPVELAICVPISRDNFMGRQTIRETWGSYANSTANKAVLVFFIGSELQTSDSPSATQRRIDEESKLFGDILQESYIDHYNNLSLKSVSILKWVASYCSESRYVLKADDDMYVNIPLLAKTLPKLSLSSPQSAFVVGSVQYGARPIRSRSSKWYTPHSVFKGSVYPNYASGTAYAMTTEAAQILYEASLRVPLFWLEDIYITGLCTAKSNVLVMNSNLFTYDKPDASGCSFRAHISGHRYKLEEIRLIHRELYDPNTVCEKSGT; translated from the exons atgcgaaacggattgcgcggggcccagtctgg GAGAATGTCCACATTGAGCAGTGCATTGAAAAACAACGCTGTCAAGCTAGCCGTGGGCTTAGCTTTTATTGGCGTCAACATTCTTTTGTACAAACAGTCCACCCACATCGCCATTGCCCAGTTCCTTGGTTATCCTTCGTCCGAAGATAGTAATATCCGTCTTTTGATGTCAAGCAACTACACTAACAGCTCCAGCGAGAGTAAAACTGTCGTGAAGGAAGGGCTTCATTTTTCTTTGACCCCGCCACCTTCGTTGCCGCCTTTGTCGCCCTCCTCGCCTGCTCTTTTGAAAAAGTTGGCATTCCTGCGCGAGCCAGTCATTAACCCCCACCCTTACAACTATACATTGTTCCCGAGCGTGAGCTGCTCCAAGCAACCCGTAGAGCTGGCCATCTGCGTTCCCATCAGCCGAGACAACTTCATGGGCAGGCAAACCATCCGTGAAACGTGGGGGAGCTACGCCAACTCCACCGCCAACAAAGCCGTCTTAGTTTTCTTCATCGGCTCTGAGCTCCAGACATCGGACTCGCCCAGCGCGACGCAGCGTCGGATCGACGAAGAGTCCAAGCTGTTCGGGGATATCCTTCAAGAATCTTACATCGACCACTACAACAACCTCAGCTTAAAGTCCGTCTCCATACTCAAGTGGGTGGCATCCTACTGCTCTGAAAGCAGGTACGTCCTCAAGGCAGACGACGACATGTACGTGAACATTCCACTTCTTGCCAAAACCTTGCCTAAACTGTCACTCTCTTCCCCACAGTCCGCGTTCGTTGTTGGTTCCGTTCAGTACGGAGCAAGACCCATCAGAAGCAGGAGTTCTAAATGGTACACTCCGCACAGCGTGTTCAAAGGAAGCGTATATCCAAATTACGCTTCGGGGACTGCCTACGCTATGACGACTGAAGCCGCCCAGATTCTTTATGAAGCTTCTCTCAGGGTGCCGTTGTTTTGGCTTGAGGATATCTACATAACCGGACTATGTACCGCGAAATCTAATGTTTTGGTCATGAACAGTAATTTATTCACGTACGATAAGCCTGACGCCTCGGGGTGTTCATTCCGGGCACATATCTCGGGTCACCGGTACAAACTGGAAGAGATTCGTTTGATTCACAGAGAGTTGTATGACCCCAATACTGTTTGTGAAAAATCAGGAACTTGA
- the LOC106074612 gene encoding beta-1,3-galactosyltransferase 1-like isoform X3, whose amino-acid sequence MSTLSSALKNNAVKLAVGLAFIGVNILLYKQSTHIAIAQFLGYPSSEDSNIRLLMSSNYTNSSSESKTVVKEGLHFSLTPPPSLPPLSPSSPALLKKLAFLREPVINPHPYNYTLFPSVSCSKQPVELAICVPISRDNFMGRQTIRETWGSYANSTANKAVLVFFIGSELQTSDSPSATQRRIDEESKLFGDILQESYIDHYNNLSLKSVSILKWVASYCSESRYVLKADDDMYVNIPLLAKTLPKLSLSSPQSAFVVGSVQYGARPIRSRSSKWYTPHSVFKGSVYPNYASGTAYAMTTEAAQILYEASLRVPLFWLEDIYITGLCTAKSNVLVMNSNLFTYDKPDASGCSFRAHISGHRYKLEEIRLIHRELYDPNTVCEKSGT is encoded by the coding sequence ATGTCCACATTGAGCAGTGCATTGAAAAACAACGCTGTCAAGCTAGCCGTGGGCTTAGCTTTTATTGGCGTCAACATTCTTTTGTACAAACAGTCCACCCACATCGCCATTGCCCAGTTCCTTGGTTATCCTTCGTCCGAAGATAGTAATATCCGTCTTTTGATGTCAAGCAACTACACTAACAGCTCCAGCGAGAGTAAAACTGTCGTGAAGGAAGGGCTTCATTTTTCTTTGACCCCGCCACCTTCGTTGCCGCCTTTGTCGCCCTCCTCGCCTGCTCTTTTGAAAAAGTTGGCATTCCTGCGCGAGCCAGTCATTAACCCCCACCCTTACAACTATACATTGTTCCCGAGCGTGAGCTGCTCCAAGCAACCCGTAGAGCTGGCCATCTGCGTTCCCATCAGCCGAGACAACTTCATGGGCAGGCAAACCATCCGTGAAACGTGGGGGAGCTACGCCAACTCCACCGCCAACAAAGCCGTCTTAGTTTTCTTCATCGGCTCTGAGCTCCAGACATCGGACTCGCCCAGCGCGACGCAGCGTCGGATCGACGAAGAGTCCAAGCTGTTCGGGGATATCCTTCAAGAATCTTACATCGACCACTACAACAACCTCAGCTTAAAGTCCGTCTCCATACTCAAGTGGGTGGCATCCTACTGCTCTGAAAGCAGGTACGTCCTCAAGGCAGACGACGACATGTACGTGAACATTCCACTTCTTGCCAAAACCTTGCCTAAACTGTCACTCTCTTCCCCACAGTCCGCGTTCGTTGTTGGTTCCGTTCAGTACGGAGCAAGACCCATCAGAAGCAGGAGTTCTAAATGGTACACTCCGCACAGCGTGTTCAAAGGAAGCGTATATCCAAATTACGCTTCGGGGACTGCCTACGCTATGACGACTGAAGCCGCCCAGATTCTTTATGAAGCTTCTCTCAGGGTGCCGTTGTTTTGGCTTGAGGATATCTACATAACCGGACTATGTACCGCGAAATCTAATGTTTTGGTCATGAACAGTAATTTATTCACGTACGATAAGCCTGACGCCTCGGGGTGTTCATTCCGGGCACATATCTCGGGTCACCGGTACAAACTGGAAGAGATTCGTTTGATTCACAGAGAGTTGTATGACCCCAATACTGTTTGTGAAAAATCAGGAACTTGA